A single region of the bacterium genome encodes:
- a CDS encoding GNAT family N-acetyltransferase yields the protein MHLRPQLSSIRARFGYPYHQWMTQEFDRAGWNLVQKSLSQKRTHDVTLLIEGPDGRFALMSKHSYPPGIFRSPSGGVHPGEDFVQGALREAMEETGLRCELKRFLLHVTLDISFEKEVATWDTYVFHATTKDTQLKPTDLKEVRDTKWVGREHLQSMVTMLKETGNGGLIYRGDLTAATLWALDNPLSLREGGPKDMPGIAHSLLANKIAVADPSRTFWWIAEVQGLSSGTVGITSHDDCAELTGLTVDPLFRGKGLGHAMVEYACDQWTSPLKRKKLTEGKVILNDKLWLLTPTPAYFLPVNFVLTDPPMVPKSLKEQQTGFRAKWVGMRYQLYRI from the coding sequence TTGCACTTGCGGCCCCAATTATCCTCCATCCGCGCCCGCTTCGGATACCCCTATCACCAATGGATGACCCAGGAATTCGACCGTGCCGGTTGGAACCTGGTCCAAAAGAGCCTCTCCCAAAAACGCACCCACGATGTGACCCTCCTCATCGAGGGTCCCGACGGCCGCTTCGCCCTCATGAGCAAGCACAGCTATCCCCCCGGCATCTTCCGCTCCCCCTCGGGCGGTGTGCACCCGGGCGAGGATTTCGTCCAAGGCGCCCTTCGGGAAGCCATGGAGGAGACCGGACTTCGATGCGAACTCAAGCGGTTCCTGCTCCACGTGACGCTGGACATCAGCTTCGAGAAGGAAGTGGCCACCTGGGACACCTACGTCTTCCACGCCACCACGAAGGACACCCAGCTCAAACCCACGGACCTCAAGGAGGTCCGGGACACCAAATGGGTGGGACGGGAACACCTGCAATCCATGGTGACCATGCTCAAGGAGACCGGGAACGGGGGGCTCATCTACCGGGGCGATCTGACGGCCGCCACCTTATGGGCCCTGGACAATCCCTTGAGCCTGCGGGAGGGCGGCCCCAAGGACATGCCCGGCATCGCCCATTCGCTGCTGGCCAACAAGATCGCGGTAGCGGACCCCAGCCGGACCTTCTGGTGGATCGCCGAGGTCCAGGGGTTGTCCTCCGGGACGGTGGGCATCACCAGCCACGATGACTGCGCCGAATTGACCGGATTGACCGTGGATCCCCTTTTCCGGGGAAAGGGACTGGGGCATGCCATGGTGGAATACGCCTGCGACCAATGGACCAGCCCCTTGAAACGCAAGAAATTGACCGAGGGGAAGGTCATCCTCAATGACAAGCTCTGGTTATTGACCCCGACCCCCGCCTACTTCCTGCCGGTCAATTTCGTGCTGACCGATCCGCCCATGGTCCCCAAGAGCCTTAAGGAGCAGCAGACCGGCTTCCGGGCCAAGTGGGTGGGCATGCGGTATCAGCTTTACCGGATCTGA
- a CDS encoding NrsF family protein, with protein MKKKKKPSFPMPAAHRKLVDRLSRDLKPVPPPVSLTFQWMVWAILNIALLGLFLAQFHLRSDLGALSFWGAILLMLVGAGLAAYGALEAGVPGEEGRGRWKFWAAVFAWGCALAWTFLALPGEWKVYTPVLSPDSCFAVVLEMGVLFGAILFFFLKKTAPLRPFRAGLWAGASAFLMGLAAVSLHCPSGNLFHILMEHFLPVLVYAFLVALLTAGWLSKWRKKPLSN; from the coding sequence ATGAAGAAGAAAAAGAAACCCTCGTTCCCCATGCCCGCCGCCCACCGGAAACTGGTGGACCGCCTGTCCCGCGACCTGAAGCCCGTCCCCCCGCCGGTTTCCCTGACCTTCCAATGGATGGTCTGGGCCATCCTCAACATCGCCCTGCTCGGGCTTTTCCTGGCCCAGTTCCATCTTCGAAGCGACCTGGGGGCCCTTTCCTTTTGGGGGGCCATCCTGCTCATGCTCGTCGGGGCGGGTTTGGCGGCCTATGGGGCCCTGGAGGCCGGGGTTCCGGGCGAGGAGGGACGGGGCCGGTGGAAATTCTGGGCGGCAGTTTTCGCCTGGGGATGCGCCCTGGCCTGGACCTTCCTAGCCTTGCCGGGCGAATGGAAGGTCTATACCCCCGTTCTTTCCCCCGATTCCTGCTTCGCGGTGGTCCTGGAGATGGGAGTTCTTTTCGGGGCCATCCTTTTCTTCTTCCTCAAGAAGACCGCGCCTTTGCGGCCTTTCCGGGCGGGACTTTGGGCGGGGGCTTCGGCCTTCCTGATGGGGCTTGCCGCGGTCAGCCTGCATTGCCCGAGCGGGAACCTGTTCCATATCCTGATGGAACATTTCCTGCCGGTCCTGGTCTATGCCTTCTTGGTGGCCTTGCTCACGGCGGGGTGGCTTTCCAAATGGCGGAAGAAACCCCTCTCGAATTGA
- a CDS encoding RNA polymerase sigma factor produces MKASPSQWRSWAEMMKRVQAGDEEAYRTLLDEIGPLLYGYVRRRVFRKSLVDDVYQEVLFTFHRARHSYMTDRPFAPWLFTLAHHAFLDAIGRDRKFAERELQVESLPEAPAREKEDGELGDELQGALAQLPETLRVPVVMLKLEGRTAEEGAKSLGISLSAFKVRAHRGYARLKQILLKERLDR; encoded by the coding sequence TTGAAAGCCAGTCCTTCCCAATGGCGGTCCTGGGCCGAGATGATGAAAAGGGTCCAGGCGGGCGACGAGGAAGCCTACCGGACCCTTCTCGATGAGATCGGCCCCCTGCTTTACGGCTATGTGCGGCGCCGGGTGTTCCGGAAGTCCCTGGTGGACGACGTCTACCAGGAAGTGCTCTTCACCTTCCACCGGGCCCGCCACAGCTACATGACGGACCGGCCCTTCGCCCCCTGGCTCTTCACCCTGGCCCACCACGCCTTTTTGGACGCCATTGGCCGCGACCGGAAATTCGCCGAACGGGAACTGCAGGTGGAATCCCTTCCCGAGGCGCCGGCCCGGGAAAAAGAGGACGGGGAACTGGGGGACGAGCTCCAGGGAGCCCTGGCCCAATTGCCCGAGACCCTGCGGGTCCCGGTGGTGATGCTGAAGCTGGAGGGACGCACCGCCGAGGAAGGGGCGAAGTCCTTGGGGATCTCCCTGAGCGCCTTCAAGGTGAGGGCCCACCGGGGTTACGCCCGATTGAAACAGATCCTTTTGAAGGAACGGTTGGACCGATGA
- a CDS encoding chlorite dismutase family protein, which produces MAEPMKRQFVSFAFYKLSEDFQKLPAAEKEKAKKSFLEAAESFKKDGILLSYSTLGFRADVDLMLWRISYDLDVIQAQSSALAKSALGPYLKTPASYLSMTKRSTYIDKHQHVGGSEESRTNIYPGRFKYIFIYPFVKTREWYLLSKEARQRVMDEHIRVGNMYPSVKLNTTYSFGLDDQDFVVAFETDLPGDFLDLVMALRETEGSKYTVRDTPIYTCRLMELKEALDLLG; this is translated from the coding sequence ATGGCCGAACCCATGAAGCGCCAATTCGTTTCCTTCGCCTTCTACAAACTAAGCGAGGATTTCCAAAAGCTCCCCGCCGCCGAGAAGGAGAAAGCCAAAAAGTCGTTCCTGGAGGCGGCCGAAAGCTTCAAGAAGGACGGGATCCTGCTCTCCTATTCGACCTTGGGCTTCCGCGCCGACGTGGACCTGATGCTCTGGCGCATCAGCTATGACCTGGACGTCATCCAGGCCCAAAGTTCCGCGCTGGCCAAGAGCGCCCTGGGACCCTATCTCAAGACCCCGGCCTCCTATCTTTCCATGACCAAACGAAGCACCTACATCGACAAGCACCAGCATGTGGGCGGGAGCGAGGAATCGCGCACCAATATCTACCCCGGCCGGTTCAAGTACATCTTCATCTATCCCTTCGTGAAGACCCGGGAATGGTACCTGCTCTCCAAGGAAGCCCGCCAAAGGGTCATGGACGAACATATCCGGGTGGGGAACATGTACCCTTCAGTGAAGTTGAACACCACTTATTCTTTCGGCCTGGACGACCAGGATTTCGTGGTCGCCTTCGAGACCGACCTGCCCGGGGATTTCCTGGACCTGGTCATGGCCCTGCGGGAGACCGAGGGGTCCAAATACACCGTCCGGGATACCCCCATCTACACCTGCCGGCTCATGGAACTGAAGGAAGCCCTCGACCTGTTGGGTTGA